A single region of the Lotus japonicus ecotype B-129 chromosome 4, LjGifu_v1.2 genome encodes:
- the LOC130716227 gene encoding mavicyanin-like, producing the protein MAMNMNALLLALLAATTLFHASSAQTRHVVGNSTGWTVPTNGGASFYTSWAANNSFTVGDTLVFNYATSAHNVEEVTKTNYDSCNSTSPIATYTTPPVTVTINKTGAHYFICGVPGHCLGGQKLSINVTSGSSTATPPSSTLTPPPKDSAAVSLGAAGVVASTVMTIAAVFFF; encoded by the exons ATGGCAATGAACATGAACGCTCTCCTCCTTGCGCTTCTTGCTGCAACCACCTTGTTCCACGCCTCATCAGCTCAGACCAGACACGTCGTGGGTAATTCCACCGGCTGGACGGTCCCTACCAACGGTGGCGCTTCATTCTACACCAGTTGGGCTGCCAACAATAGCTTCACCGTTGGTGACACTCTCG TGTTCAACTACGCAACAAGTGCACACAACGTAGAGGAAGTGACAAAGACAAATTACGATTCTTGCAACTCAACATCTCCAATTGCAACTTACACCACCCCACCTGTGACAGTCACCATTAACAAAACCGGTGCTCATTACTTCATCTGCGGCGTTCCCGGCCACTGCCTCGGCGGTCAAAAGCTCTCCATCAATGTCACCAGTGGCAGCAGCACCGCCACTCCTCCTTCATCCACCCTTACCCCTCCTCCTAAGGACTCCGCCGCCGTGTCTCTTGGTGCTGCCGGAGTGGTTGCCAGCACGGTGATGACAATCGCCGCGGTTTTTTTCTTCTAG